GCCTGGTCCCAAGCGACGGCGCGCGGGTCGTCGAGCACGTCTTCGCTGATCTCCTCGCCGCGGTGTGCCGGCAGGCAGTGCATGAACAGCACCTCCGGCGCAGCCAGGTCGAGCAGTTGGCGGGTGACCTGGTAAGGCGCGAACAACGCCATGCGCCGTGCGGCTTCGTCTTCCTGGCCCATGGAGGTCCACACATCGGTGCTGACCAGGTGCGCGCCAGCGACAGCCTCGCGCGGGTCGCGGACGATCGTGACCCGCTCACCGGCCAGTGCCATGAAGTCCGGATTCGGCTCGTAGCCGGAAGGGCAGGCCACGCGCAGCTGGAAGTCGAACTGGATGGCCGCTTCTATATAACTGTTGCACATGTTGTTGCCGTCGCCGATCCACGCCACGGTCTTGCCCTTGATCGAGCCGCGATGCTCGAGGAAGGTCTGCATGTCAGCCAGCAACTGGCAGGGATGCAGATCGTCCGACAGCCCGTTGATAACCGGCACGCGGGAATTGGCCGCGAACTCGATCAGGTTGCTGTGCGCGTAAGTGCGGAT
The Pseudomonas sp. DTU_2021_1001937_2_SI_NGA_ILE_001 DNA segment above includes these coding regions:
- the argF gene encoding ornithine carbamoyltransferase, whose translation is MSARHFLSMMDYTPDELLGLIRRGVELKDLRNRGVLFEPLKNRVLGMIFEKSSTRTRLSFEAGMIQMGGQAIFLSHRDTQLGRGEPISDSAKVMSRMLDAVMIRTYAHSNLIEFAANSRVPVINGLSDDLHPCQLLADMQTFLEHRGSIKGKTVAWIGDGNNMCNSYIEAAIQFDFQLRVACPSGYEPNPDFMALAGERVTIVRDPREAVAGAHLVSTDVWTSMGQEDEAARRMALFAPYQVTRQLLDLAAPEVLFMHCLPAHRGEEISEDVLDDPRAVAWDQAENRLHAQKALLEFLVAPSYAP